A genomic region of Branchiostoma lanceolatum isolate klBraLanc5 chromosome 4, klBraLanc5.hap2, whole genome shotgun sequence contains the following coding sequences:
- the LOC136433182 gene encoding large ribosomal subunit protein mL49-like, whose amino-acid sequence MAAPFRKICLRLSSRLSPGFQAERCTIPRVSACLCSQATSPSAEDGRTDPLKPAQPEFIESKEDFRWVEKLMPRYQVPPIPEHPHYPTPCGWVPPRDPPPDLPYSVRRSRFSHVPVYERFSKGGSRKQTVIQHIEGDIWALEKELEEFLPAIIGRNPAIQVNEVTRKIVIKGLVMEEVKKWLLEKGF is encoded by the exons ATGGCGGCGCCCTTCCGAAAAATTTGTCTTCGTCTGTCCAGCAGATTATCTCCAGGTTTTCAg GCTGAAAGATGTACAATACCCAGAGTTTCAGCCTGCCTCTGTTCACAAGCTACAAGTCCGTCAGCGGAGGATGGTAGAACAGACCCGCTGAAGCCTGCACAGCCAGAGTTTATAGAATCTAAAGAAGACTTCAGATGGGTGGAGAAGCTGATGCCCAGATACCAGGTCCCACCCATCCCTGAACATCCCCACTACCCCACACCGTGTGGCTGGGTTCCACCCAGGG ATCCTCCCCCAGATCTCCCGTACTCCGTCCGTAGATCTCGCTTCTCCCACGTCCCAGTGTACGAGAGGTTCAGTAAGGGGGGATCACGGAAACAAACCGTTATCCAACACATCGAGGGAGACATATGG GCTTTGGAAAAGGAGCTGGAAGAGTTTTTACCTGCCATCATTGGCAGAAATCCTGCCATACAGGTCAACGAGGTCACcagaaaaattgtcattaaaGGTCTGGTAATGGAGGAGGTGAAGAAATGGCTGTTAGAGAAGGGCTTTTGA
- the LOC136433183 gene encoding ubiquitin-like FUBI-ribosomal protein eS30 fusion protein, whose amino-acid sequence MMKTAKNQGGKKKCPSCRRGPWEGCVSSVRDRPLFGQPFWLHNETVKMQLFVRAQELHALEVSGNETVQEIKTKVNELEGLPLDDLVLTHSGAPLEDSQVLTSCGIRDLSSLLLEVRLRGGKVHGSLARAGKVKGQTPKVDKAEKKKKKTGRAKRRIQYNRRFVNVMPTFGRKKGPNSNS is encoded by the exons ATGATGAAAACTGCCAAAAACCAAGGAGGGAAAAAGAAATGTCCATCCTGCCGCAGAGGTCCATGGGAAGGATGCGTGAGCTCTGTGCGCGATCGTCCTCTTTTCGGTCAGCCATTTTGGTTGCACAACGAGAC AGTAAAAATGCAGCTCTTCGTCCGTGCCCAAGAACTCCACGCCCTCGAGGTGTCTGGAAATGAAACTGTACAGGAAATCAAG ACCAAGGTGAATGAGCTAGAAGGCCTGCCTTTAGATGACCTGGTGCTGACCCACAGTGGAGCTCCCCTGGAGGACTCCCAGGTCCTGACCAGCTGTGGCATCAGGGACCTGTCCAGCCTGCTGCTGGAAGTACGACTTAGGGGAG GTAAGGTTCACGGCTCCCTGGCTCGTGCAGGCAAGGTCAAGGGTCAGACACCCAAG GTCGACAAagcagagaagaagaagaagaagactggTCGTGCCAAGAGGCGCATCCAGTACAACCGGCGCTTCGTCAATGTGATGCCCACATTCGGCAGGAAGAAGGGACCCAACTCCAACTCCTAA
- the LOC136433181 gene encoding ras-related protein Rab-10-like, which translates to MNSNHRMVGRRRSSEAKQYDMLLRVLLIGDSGVGKTCILYRFVEDDFTMSHISTIGIDFKLKTVEVNGKRIRVQIWDTAGQERYETITKQYYRRAQGVLLVYDVTSEKSFTNISKWANDVDEYAPEDVERMLIANKCDDRDWRVISKQQGQKLADLYRMSFFETSAYRNVNIKEAFLALTNNIIRRQGIIPAPDHSCVKDGKCIHDLDMDLAAGDVTPLTDTEENKTGACSACSVA; encoded by the exons ATGAATTCGAACCACAGGATGGTCGGGAGGAGGAGGTCGTCCGAGGCGAAGCAGTACGACATGTTACTGCGGGTTCTGCTGATCGGAGACTCCGGCGTGGGGAAGACATGCATCCTCTACCGCTTCGTGGAGGACGACTTCACCATGTCGCACATCTCAACTATAG GGATTGACTTCAAGTTGAAGACAGTTGAAGTAAATGGCAAGAGAATCAGAGTACAAATATG GGATACTGCTGGACAAGAAAGATATGAAACTATCACCAAGCAATATTACAGGAGAGCACAG GGGGTTTTACTGGTGTATGATGTGACCAGTGAAAAATCTTTCACCAACATCTCCAAGTGGGCCAATGATGTGGATGAG TATGCACCAGAGGATGTGGAGAGAATGTTGATAGCAAACAAGTGTGACGACCGGGACTGGAGAGTCATCTCTAAACAACAGGGACAGAAG CTTGCAGACCTGTACAGAATGTCATTCTTTGAAACCAGTGCTTACAGAAATGTCAACATAAAGGAG GCCTTCCTGGCCCTGACCAACAACATCATCCGGAGGCAGGGCATCATCCCAGCACCCGACCACAGCTGTGTCAAGGACGGCAAGTGCATCCATGACCTGGACATGGACCTGGCAGCAGGCGATGTCACCCCGCTAACAGACACAGAGGAGAACAAGACGGGAGCCTGCTCTGCATGTTCAGTGGCATAA
- the LOC136433180 gene encoding UBX domain-containing protein 1-like gives MSASLGTLLEMGFPQNRAEKAIAVTNDQGPEAAMEWLLAHMDDPDIDEPYQPPQGHVLGKTEESAAAPTGQETGAQEGAETPMETGGAAETATEESEAAAEGEGDGAEGQQEAKCLVCDECGKKLRTENDVQMHAVRSGHQSFSESTEEIKPLTEEEKQEQLRKVQERLKQRRQEKAEEEKKEAIEKEKMRRRQGKELVSMKTQHNYEQSKKLVAERKREKMEERMAKQRVKDQIERDRLERAAKFGKAGTSVAPVPGTAQPPPAQPKVEAAPEPKKDYEQTRIQVRLFNGTALTQSFKVQEELAAVRLFVEMNRTDGDQPFQLMTTFPRKIFTEEDMHNPLNSLGLVPSAVLVLTKLQ, from the exons ATGTCGGCTTCCTTAGGGACGCTGCTTGAAATGGGATTCCCACAGAACAGAGC AGAGAAGGCCATTGCTGTAACGAATGACCAAGGTCCAGAGGCAGCTATGGAATG GCTTCTTGCCCACATGGATGACCCTGACATTGATGAGCCGTACCAACCGCCTCAGGGTCATGTGCTTGGGAAAACAGAGGAGTCAGCAGCAG CTCCCACAGGCCAGGAGACAGGGGCACAGGAGGGTGCAGAGACCCCGATGGAGACAGGAGGCGCTGCTGAGACAGCCACAGAAGAAAGTGAGGCCGCTGCAGAAGGGGAGGGAGACGGAGCTGAGGGGCAGCAGGAGGCCAAGTGTCTGGTCTGCGATGA gtgtGGGAAGAAACTCAGGACTGAAAATGATGTACaa ATGCACGCTGTACGAAGTGGTCATCAGAGTTTCTCAGAGTCCACTGAAGAAATCAAACCGCTGACGGAGGAGGAGAAACAAGAGCAACTTCGCAA GGTGCAGGAGCGTCTGAAGCAGCGACGGCAGGAGAAGGCGGAAGAGGAGAAAAAGGAGGCCATTGAGAAGGAGAAGATGAGGAGGCGACAGGGCAAGGAGCTGGTCAGCATGAAGACtca ACACAACTATGAGCAATCCAAAAAGCTGGTTgcagagaggaagagagaaaagATGGAAGAGCGAATGGCCAA ACAAAGAGTTAAGGACCAAATAGAGAGAGATAGACTTGAGAGGGCTGCCAAG TTTGGCAAGGCAGGCACATCTGTTGCTCCCGTGCCTGGAACAGCCCAGCCCCCCCCAGCCCAGCCTAAGGTTGAGGCTGCACCCGAGCCCAAGAAGGACTACGAACAAACACGCATTCAG GTAAGGCTGTTTAACGGCACTGCGCTGACGCAGAGTTTCAAGGTTCAGGAGGAGCTGGCTGCCGTGCGACTCTTTGTGGAGATGAACAGAACAGATGGAGACCAGCCGTTCCAGCTGATGACCACCTTCCCCAGAAAAATCTTCACTGAGGAGGACATGCATAACCCACTGAATTCTCTAG GACTAGTACCATCTGCAGTTCTAGTGCTGACCAAGCTGCAGTGA
- the LOC136431968 gene encoding tripartite motif-containing protein 3-like, whose amino-acid sequence MAAAPTSLGDQIREELSCSICLELFTRPKMLPCQHTFCQNCLDNHAGREKSFKCPNCRLPVRLPRQGVIALPDNHLVKSLCERLQKQGATLLEEMSGQPQCSFHPPEEFKVYCKQCQISVCEQCLEEAHDDHRTTTIKKAAQERKSTIQALIANGRNILESYVSFISGLSKQEKILNKQKQQTDNSIIQAYNQAVQKLAERKEHLLSESEQNHRKNLKKIEKGRNRVLADVTLGNLNSTRHGAGRSQRQEAILTRVVGKYNEKSSPPGVETQPVVFQPRDTIVPLLGHVMVQSLPSPPTPAAPTSGTDAARGTGHHRGYQRSAILRPTNTPVPMLGHSLPSAPKPSVPASTYVAAGDTGHHSNQRQVDQSMRVTFGGKGHTTGQFKGPCGIAVSDEGLIFVADDENQRIQVFTLQGTFVHQFPTFTSAMQKMNTDDVAMDGDGNLWVVGGTDSAEFAVQYTRQGRALRNIDLQRTRWGRGVAVDTKRNHVLLTQTTGNISKPRGEVQVFRPDGTLVKTMGWQQGMKFPLYITVNREGNILVSDYYNHCIYVYNEDKQFLFQFGSERSGEGQLTNPKGICTNRSGSIIVVDWGNRRVKMFDKLGRFLRHVDINMDWPQAIVMATYGQLVVTELKNHTISIFHNY is encoded by the exons ATGGCGGCTGCACCAACAAGTCTGGGGGATCAAATCCGTGAAGAACTGTCCtgcagcatctgcttggagctgttCACCAGGCCAAAGATGCTACCTTGTCAGCATACCTTTTGTCAGAACTGCCTTGACAATCATGCAGGGAGAGAAAAGTCCTTTAAGTGCCCGAACTGTCGCCTACCGGTCAGGCTGCCACGCCAAGGGGTCATAGCTTTACCTGACAACCACCTGGTTAAAAGTCTTTGTGAGAGACTGCAAAAGCAGGGGGCAACATTGCTAGAAGAAATGTCCGGACAACCCCAGTGCAGCTTTCATCCTCCTGAGGAGTTCAAAGTGTACTGTAAACAATGTCAGATATCTGTTTGTGAACAGTGTTTGGAGGAAGCTCATGATGATCATCGCACAACAACCATCAAGAAAGCTGCTCAAGAAAGGAAATCTACAATCCAGGCTTTGATTGCCAATGGGAGAAACATTTTGGAAAGTTATGTAAGCTTCATAAGTGGTTTgagcaaacaagaaaaaatcCTGAATAAACAGAAACAGCAAACAGACAACAGCATAATTCAGGCTTACAACCAAGCCGTACAGAAACTTGCAGAGAGAAAAGAGCACCTCTTGTCTGAATCAGAACAAAACCATAGAaagaacttgaagaaaataGAGAAGGGACGGAACAGAGTCTTGgcagatgtaacgttgggtaacctaaattc AACAAGACATGGAGCAGGGAGGAGTCAAAGACAAGAAGCAATTTTGACACGGGTGGTTGGGAAGTACAATGAAAAAAGTTCACCACCAGGGGTAGAAACCCAGCCTGTTGTCTTTCAGCCCAGAGACACCATCGTGCCATTATTGGGTCATGTGATGGTCCAGTCTCTCCCATCTCCGCCAACCCCAGCAGCACCTACATCTGGGACTGATGCAGCACGGGGCACAGGTCATCACCGTGGTTACCAAAGAAGTGCAATCCTAAGGCCCACAAACACTCCAGTGCCAATGCTGGGACATTCTCTCCCATCTGCCCCAAAACCATCAGTGCCTGCATCTACTTATGTTGCAGCAGGGGACACAGGTCACCATAGTAATCAAAGGCAAGTGGACCAGTCTATGAGGGTGACATTTGGTGGAAAGGGGCACACAACAGGGCAGTTCAAGGGTCCATGTGGCATTGCAGTGTCAGATGAAGGGTTGATATTTGTAGCAGATGATGAGAACCAGAGAATCCAAGTCTTTACCCTACAGGGAACATTTGTCCATCAGTTCCCAACATTCACATCGGCTATGCAGAAGATGAACACAGATGATGTGGCAATGGATGGGGATGGGAATCTGTGGGTAGTTGGAGGGACAGACTCTGCTGAGTTTGCTGTTCAGTACACCAGACAGGGCAGAGCGTTGAGGAATATTGACCTACAGCGGACCCGGTGGGGCAGAGGAGTAGCAGTGGACACCAAGAGAAACCATGTCCTTCTTACACAAACAACAGGAAACATCTCCAAGCCTCGTGGTGAAGTGCAGGTGTTTAGGCCAGACGGAACACTTGTGAAAACAATGGGTTGGCAGCAGGGAATGAAATTTCCATTGTACATCACTGTGAATAGGGAGGGGAACATCCTTGTGTCAGACTATTACAATCACTGTATCTATGTGTACAATGAGGACAAACAGTTTCTGTTCCAGTTTGGAAGTGAGAGAAGTGGTGAAGGTCAGCTTACAAATCCTAAAGGCATCTGTACAAACAGGTCAGGTAGTATCATTGTGGTAGACTGGGGTAACAGACGTGTAAAGATGTTTGACAAGTTGGGGAGATTCCTCAGACACGTGGATATTAACATGGACTGGCCACAGGCTATTGTCATGGCAACATATGGTCAGCTGGTGGTGACTGAGCTAAAGAACCACACAATCTCCATATTTCACAACTATTGA
- the LOC136433172 gene encoding rho guanine nucleotide exchange factor 33-like, with protein MSDSPPPSPDLDEIETKCDNLLARLSMDTQSPAQGEGAASQEDLALQINQLQSLVSDMKTGFEGAMQELGRIQIDDKQIEERLDNSKSEFRQQVLELSEMFHSLKGDFDFIRAQIQQTNDSQQALQQKVDSLLTDRDGIRDEIVRLKETSNNLNKKDHLQTPSKSSEHSHRHSNQPSDPDSGAEDEHDDTHPVSPLLHPYLASLAAPDDLDNAVDSDDSLTRAAQRSLRLSLSLRQQCLEAGSGASSEEDEESFFITSNKRMEVSKSLRATPKKNHRNNNSAEGLRGVITQDFVESESQYVSYLAALQEKVVEPLRQADLVSSREISAMFPAVLQRLHMNHSSLLRKMQGRKDNRAWQGVIGDICGQLTDQKNFLDLYVEYVKDFPDAMTTLNQNRRHSGRFRKFMKNCMSRMDKGAGDVASILLAPVQRIPQYVIFFQKLLKHTRADHPDHYYLESSLEKLQRFLDQYNISMETAARVAAGEEPSPSRSGSSYDVTFNSGSTTTRDSGVHSEDKGPRVPSPSTTRRFAKAAARQRRRAAKDREDEHRPRFPEDDRRQHKRSPYDDEYDQRRYSRDEQFHNYRSSSPVPPPRTVRNLPPRPKPRHRRQYEHMLDPGVPKYDSDESYRDQYNTYYAPSEGSSQDYIPTHHRSMPWLIRDRDDIDEPLMDPPQYQPSLLTHAPSRTKKSSKAELNNTMPANMVAVNRPHSNQTRHAVSAFDVRDGRTMIRNAPDGVSEPSPSKQQLAMALAKSLTQENVQPVQPRQRHRQTPPSSGGTKRSTPNGDVSVRFSSGKKHTHKSGNQEPVPQKLTGVWSEEQPTVEKIPIPKERKEKKRKPATPEEAAPPSVSPKKKGLKKSLKNIFFKKKGQKVQELDGHDDTMATQLTSLSDDIVTTRQSRTPPSVTPGMTFHDENGDPCSAV; from the exons CTGCAGTCCCTGGTGTCCGACATGAAGACAGGGTTTGAAGGGGCCATGCAGGAGTTGGGCCGCATCCAGATAGATGACAAACAGATTGAGGAGCGGCTGGACAACAGCAAGAGTGAGTTCAGGCAGCAGGTGCTGGAGCTCAGCGAGATGTTCCACTCACTCAAG GGTGATTTTGACTTCATCCGAGCCCAGATCCAGCAGACCAATGATAGCCAGCAGGCCCTGCAGCAGAAGGTGGACAGCCTGCTGACAGACAGGGACGGCATCAGGGACGAGATTGTCAGGCTCAAGGAGACTTCCAATAACCTCAA CAAAAAGGACCATCTACAGACTCCATCCAAGTCTTCAGAGCATTCTCATCGCCATAGTAACCAGCCCAGTGATCCTGACAGTGGAGCAGAGGATGAACACGATGACACCCATCCTGTCTCCCCCCTGCTCCATCCTTACCTGGCTAGTCTTGCCGCTCCAG ATGATCTGGACAATGCGGTGGACTCGGATGATTCCCTGACACGTGCGGCCCAGCGTAGTCTCCGCCTCAGCCTGTCGCTACGGCAACAGTGTCTGGAGGCCGGCAGCGGCGCATCCAGCGAGGAGGACGAGGAATCATTTTTCATCACATCAAATAAACGGATGGAG GTGAGCAAGTCCCTACGAGCGACACCCAAGAAAAACCACAGGAACAACAACAGTGCAGAAG GCTTACGAGGTGTTATAACCCAAGACTTTGTGGAGAGTGAGAGTCAGTATGTGTCGTACCTGGCAGCCCTGCAGGAGAAGGTGGTGGAACCACTGAGACAAGCTGACCTGGTGTCCAGTAGAGAAATCAG TGCAATGTTCCCGGCAGTACTACAGAGACTACACATGAACCACAGCAGTCTGCTGAGGAAGATGCAGGGGAGGAAGGACAACAGGGCCTGGCAGGGGGTGATAGGGGACATCTGTGGGCAGCTAACAGACCAG AAAAATTTCCTGGACCTGTATGTGGAGTATGTGAAAGACTTCCCAGATGCCATGACAACACTGAACCAGAACAGGAGACACTCAGGCAGATTCCGAAAGTTCATGAAG AACTGCATGTCGAGGATGGACAAAGGAGCAGGTGATGTGGCCTCCATCCTCCTGGCTCCTGTGCAGAGGATACCACAATATGTCATCTTCTTCCAG AAACTGCTGAAGCACACCAGAGCAGACCACCCTGACCACTACTACCTGGAGAGCTCGCTGGAGAAGCTGCAGAGGTTCCTGGACCAGTACAACATCTCCATGGAGACAGCTGCACGGGTGGCAGCAGGGGAGGAGCCCTCTCCCAGCAGAAG TGGCAGCAGCTATGATGTCACCTTCAACAGTGGCAGTACTACAACAAGGGACAGTGGGGTGCACTCTGAGGACAAGGGGCCAAGAGTACCTTCTCCCTCAACCACCCGAAG GTTTGCCAAAGCAGCTGCCCGGCAGAGAAGACGTGCAGCAAAGGACAGAGAGGACGAGCACAGACCCAGGTTCCCTGAGGACGACAGAAGACAGCACAAGCGGTCGCCGTATGACGACGAGTACGACCAGAGGAGATACAGTAGAGACGAACAGTTTCACAACTACAGGTCCAGCTCTCCCGTCCCTCCACCTAGAACTGTCAGGAACCTTCCGCCCAGACCAAAACCCAGACACCGGCGTCAGTACGAACACATGCTGGACCCTGGTGTCCCCAAGTATGATAGTGATGAGTCCTACAGGGACCAGTATAACACCTATTACGCTCCCTCCGAGGGCAGCAGTCAGGACTACATCCCTACTCACCATCGCAGCATGCCGTGGTTGATCCGGGACAGGGATGACATCGACGAGCCTCTCATGGACCCTCCTCAGTACCAGCCCTCACTTCTCACTCATGCACCGTCCAGAACCAAAAAGTCCTCCAAGGCAGAGTTGAACAATACAATGCCTGCCAACATGGTCGCCGTGAACCGTCCCCACTCAAACCAGACCAGGCATGCCGTCAGTGCCTTTGATGTTCGCGACGGAAGAACAATGATAAGAAACGCTCCAGACGGGGTCTCTGAGCCCTCGCCTAGTAAGCAGCAGCTAGCAATGGCTCTTGCCAAGAGCTTGACCCAGGAAAATGTGCAGCCTGTCCAGCCTAGacagagacacagacagacTCCTCCCTCCTCTGGCGGGACAAAACGCTCCACTCCTAATGGAGACGTGTCGGTCAGGTTTTCATCAGggaagaaacacacacacaaatcagGCAACCAGGAACCAGTACCTCAGAAACTCACGG GTGTTTGGAGCGAGGAACAGCCCACAGTAGAAAAGATTCCCATCCCCAAAGAGAgaaaggagaagaagaggaaacccGCTACTCCAGAAGAAGCTGCTCCTCCTTCTGTATCTCCCAAGAAGAAGGGCCTGAAGAAGtctcttaaaaacattttcttcaagaAAAA GGGCCAGAAAGTCCAGGAACTCGACGGCCATGATGACACCATGGCAACCCAGCTGACCTCCCTTAGCGATGACATCGTCACCACCAGGCAGTCTCGGACACCGCCAAGTGTTACACCAGGAATGACATTCCATGATGAAAACGGAGACCCGTGCAGTGCAGTTTGA